CGATTAGAACGCAGACTGTGAGCACCACTAAGCCCCAGATCAGCACCCCGAACAGGCGTCTTCTCAGCAGTTGCTCCGGCTTCGGAGTCTGTGGCTCGACGGTTGTGTGGGGGAGATCCAAAGCCACCTCTCCCAGGGCCGTCTCATCCTGAGTCTCGGTGTTTGGTGACGGTATCTCCTCCTGGATTCTTTTGGGCAATACTGACAGAGGAGGGGTAAGAAACGATCCTGAGAGAGCGCCAAGGTCCTGCCAAGACCAAGGCAAGTTCTCCGCGCGGCAAGCCACCCCAGGACCCAGGCCCTCCGGGACATAATCACGCCTTCAACTGCTTGAAGCCGGGACACACCCAGAGGGGCGCCCTGGCCGGGTGACCAGGAGCCTTACTCGGGGCAGGAAGCCGCACCCTCGTGGCCTGAAGCCACACCCCGACAGGAAGTTATGCCCATAGGCCACGCCCCTGAAGCAAGCCACCTGCCTAGAACCGGGCGCCCCAGAAACTCAGGACCCTGAATCCCACTTCTCTCAACTCCGCAACACTGACCTGTGACGTGAAAATAGATGATCGTGGCTGGACTGGATTGTATGGAACCCAGCTCGCAGCGATAGGTACCTGCATCCTTTGGGCGCACCATGGTCTTGGTCAGGATGGGCTGCTTCCCCCTGGACACCAAGGTCTCAGAATTGTTCTTCCAAACCTAGACCCAAGCTCAAGGGGTCACAGAGGCCTGGGGAATTCAGGGATTAGGGGAGTACAGGGGTGAGACGATCATGGGGCTTCAGTGGGGAGGTGGGAGTCCAGGGTGTACTGTTCAGGACGTGAGGTCCCAGGGGATAAAAGGAAGTCAGACTTGGTCGGTCATAGGTCATGGGCATTGTGGATGCAGGCCTGTGGATACAGGGGCTAGGGGTACTCATACAAGCCTGATGGGCTTGGAGTTCAAGGGTAACGGGAGTTGGAGGGCCCCACCCTGTAAAAGCTGTAATCGGTCAGGCCTTGAGAGATTTTATGCCAGTTGAGCTCACAGTCCAGGATCATGTCTTCCATTTGATGGACCTTGACTTCGCGCTCTGGGAATAGGGGGTTACTGTGGGGTGCTCTCTCAAGATTCTGGGCCCTCTACCAACCCCCTTCCACTTGGTCTCGCCCCGCCTAGCCTCCTGGTCTGGCTCCAGTCTCCACCCTCTTTAGACTCGGTCTCTCCTCTGGCTCCGCCCCTCTGGCGCCAACCCCTCAGGCTGGGCCCCCCTCTCTCACCTCCGCAATTCTTAGATTTTCGACAAGCGTGAACCTGCTTCTGGCAGGTACTGCACCAGATGAGAGGCTGCAACATCAAACCTGAAAGGGCAAGATAGAGGCTGTGTTCTCCCAACTAAGAGGCGGGGCTAAAAGGAGGGCAGGGCCAAGGGCTGGGGCGGAATCAGCCGAATCTCCAAGGAGGTCAGTCAGGGGCTGGAACATAGATAGCCCTGTAGAAAGTCGGCTCTAACTAGGCTCAGTAAAGAGTGCAAAAACTATGACCTTTTCCCCCAAGAAGTCCAAGAAATATTGGAGACCCAGGAACCTCTCCACGGGGAGAATGAGACACAGACCCAAAAGAGAGACTGGGTATTGACAGGGCAGGGATGAGGGATGGGCGACCATTTCCCATAATCGAGACTTACCACATTTGTTGGGACAAAAAGCTGCCTCggaagaaacaataaaaagagagagagaaagagagaataagaTTTCTAAGTTAAAGGGGATGAGAGAAGGGGTGAAGGAACAGGCTAGGGCTGGGGCTCTTGCATTCAAGAAAGGAAAGACATGGGTATCTGGATCCTTGGGTCTAAGGGGGCAGGGGGTTGGGAGAGCTGATGGATCAGAGAAGCACAAGGCGGGGGACAAGGACTCTAGGACTGTGAAAGGAGAAGCCTGTGGTGCCAGACTCCCATCTTCTCTCACCCTCTTTTTGAAACTGAGCAGCGTAGCTGGCAAAGGTATTCTTTGCCAGGTGCAACATCCATAACATCTCCTTCACGAAGAGCTCACCTGGGAAGAAGCAGGCAGACTGCAGaatactccccacccccaccctcctgcccctcccagaTTTGAGGTAGCCGAAGTTGGCCTCTGTCTGCAGAGCCTGGAGTTCAGCTTTCCAGTCTTCTCAGGTTAGgacaataaaaatgtaaagacCACTTAACAGAATACTGGCTCCAGAGTCCTGTACCTGACCACCAGACCAGGGGTCACCAGCAGTCACTTCCCTGAGTTTCTGGAAACCTTCTCTGGCCCGCTCTGAGCATTTACCTTTTGCATCACTATCTGTGATGCGTTTCATATccttcagcaaactccaggatgcCTTTTCCAGTGTGGCCTCatctgcggggggtgggggggggcgggggagagatAACCCCCAGATTCCAAGCATTACTGTCTCATCCACTCACCTAGTCTTAGAAACTACAGTACCCATGGGGCCAGTGGACAAGGGTAGGTCTGGTAAAAGGGTTACCCCACCCCGTTGCCTTCTGGGAGTTGTAGTTTTATTACATAAAATGGCAGGATAAAAGGTAGGGAAACTGTATTTGCCAGCCCTTGGGGAACCCCAGAATCTGCATCCCAGCCTTTTCCATTCCCGAACCTAGGAGATTGTGCCTTCAGTCCTTTCTCTCCAGCACCTCCCAGCGACCCTAGCCCCAGAACCCTTCCTTTCCCAGGATCCAGGAGTCCATCTCCGCTCTCACCGACAACCCCCATATAGGAGTCCTCGTCAATCGGCAGGTCCTTGAAATCTTCCACTGCCTGCTTTATCTTTTCCATCACTTTTTTCTGATGGTTGGCCTCCAGGTGGCCAGGCAGGTAATCCACCTCCAAGGAGTTTAGCGCCTCCCTGACCTTTGGATCACAAATGACACAGCCCCTGGCAGGAAACAGGCAGCCGGCCAGAGTCGCCACCAGGAGGGGAAGCCCCCACGGCCCCATTGCGACCAGAGTGCGCAGTCCGTGCCGAATTCCGGGGAGGGTCTTCTTACCCCTACCCGAGAAGGTGAACGCTAAATGGAGAGACGCCTTTCCCCGAGACTAACGGAACCCCAATCGGCAGGGCGTACACTTCTCATTAGAGAACCGAGGAGTCTTGAAGCACTCTACCCCCGACCTTGACTCCTGACTGTTGTACCCTCGAACACTAGGGTTCGCTGAAGAGCCCACGTTCTGAGAGCTTTTAGAGAGAATGACCAAGCCACGTCCTTCCAACTCTAATCTTTTCCCACgactaaaattaagaattttgttGGGGGTGAGGGTAAGGTTGGTTGCGTGGTAGAGAAAGCTCTTGATCGGGGTCACAATCACGGTTTGTCCCTTACTAGGAACGCCCACAACCTCCTCCTCCCGGCTACCCACGTGAGGCCCCAGATTCCCAAGAGAGAGTCCCTGGAGTTTCCTTGGCCCCGCCCAGAATCCCAACTCTTAGTCTGATTGGATCGCGACAAAGGGAAGGCCCCACCAATCGCTCCATGATGTCACAGCTGCCTTTTCAGACTAGAACTTTCCCAGCATCTACCGAAGGGGAAGATCCCTGTCGACTCTGATTTCCGGAGCCAAGGAAAGGGCTTCAAGCCTTCAGTCTCTTCCCCTCTCAGGGTTCCGACTCAGGCTTTGGGCTAGATGCCCACGACCCTTTGGAAACCCTGTCGTCGAGCCACGAAAACGTAGGAAAAGATCCTTTCTAGCCCTAGGACTACACTTCCCAGAAGGCCCCGGGTGTCTCCCTAGCTGATTACAGCAGCCGACCCCATAGCTTTATGGGAAATGTAGTTCAAGAATTATAATCTTTGTTCACGCCCCACCCCACCTTCTCTCTCCAGCCTGTGGGGCTGGATACCAGGGTCCCAGGGGAAAGAGATCTGGGGGCCAATGCAGAGAGTCTCCGAGGAAGGGATTGGGTCTCTGAGACCACAAATCACACAAGTAGGGCACCCAAAAAGAAGGAACTCATGTCCCAAGAAATGAGAAGTCCCCGGAAGTTCCACACCTTTACTCCTACTCACACACCCTCATGCACACAAGTCCCCAAAAAACCTGCAGAGATGTGTTGGTGGTGTGGATTTTAATTCATACATCCCTCTCTCCCACCTATGGTAGTTGAGTCCGGGACTGGTCCCCCAAAACCCCCTGAGAAAACTACAAAAGGTCTCAAATTCTCAGACAACTCTGTAATAAAGGTATCCACCCTCATTTCTTTCAAAAAGCCTCATGGAAGTTCTAAAAATCTGAGTCAATAATTCTCtgagactcccctggtggtccagtggttaagactttgagcttcaaatgcaggggttgcaggttccatccctagctgaggaactaagatcccccatgctgtcctgcatggccaaaaataccCCATTCTCTTGTCCAGACCCTGTGCGACTTCCTGGGTTGGAGACCTGTCTGGAGTCTGCATACCTTCTTATTCTTTCATCCTACACTTGTCCAAAGCCAGACTTAGAGGTTCTGTGAATTCAGGGACAGAGGGTGGCTGGCAAGGGACACAATGCCCACTGTTTTCTGCAAGCCCAGAAGGCACCCTTATGCCAGGGGTGtgctgtgcgtgctcagtcactcagtcatgtccaactctttgtgaccccatggactgtggcccgccaggctcctctgctcatggaattctccaggcaggaatactggagcgcgttgcaatttcctcctccagatcttcctgactcagggatggaacccaagtcttctgcgtctcctgcattggcaagcagattctttaccactagccacctcAGTAAATCAACTCCACCACCCCCAGCAGCCCAGCTATGGAGGAGGAAACTTCCTTAGTACTGAACTTGGAGCCAACGTGTGCACATCTAGCTTTGgcagttttggattttttttttttaagtgtccagATATTTTTGCAGAGCCTTACTCCTTAGGCTGAAGCATTCAGCACCATCTCTTCCCCCTCCCATCTCATACTTTAGCATATCTGTGGTTTTTCAGGGGCTGAAATGTTAAGTAAAGTTCCACCTTGCTCACACACTGTCCCAGCTACAGATAGGTTTGTCTTCCATCAACCTTTCCAGCAGTGGTGAGCTGTTGATTTACTGGTtgtatatggcaccccactccagtgctcttgcctgggaaatcccatggacggaggagcctggtgggctacagtccatggggtcatgaagagttggacacgactgagtgacttcactttcacttttcgctttcatgccctggaggaggaaatggcagcccactccagtattcttgcttggagaatcccagggacgggggagcctggtgggctgccatctatggggtcgcacagagtcggagacaactgaagtgacttagcagcagtagcaacttGCTGAGGTTACCTGGAATTCTAGAATCCCATCCGCTCTGGAAGGGCCCTGAAGGGTTCTTTATAGGCATTAGAGTTGACCCTCTCCAGAAAACATCTCCCCACCCCTCTAGAATCATTCCAGAACCACAGAAGGGGAGTTGGTGGGTGCTTTCTGTAGAACACCCATGAGTTCCTTCAGTCCTGCTGACCCAGAGAAGAGAACTATCTCTTCTCAAAAAAGGCCAGGATGGTCAACACTGGAATGGTGAATTCCCTGTTACTGGGGCAGTGATCTAGAAGTACTCTGGTTATGGCCTGGGAAGAACAGGTGGGCACTGTGCCTTCTAGAACTGCCACGAACTTTTCCAGACATCGCCACCCACCATGCAAAGGTTTTCCATTGATTCTAGAATGTTCCAGCAGTGGCAGAAAACACCCATGCCCCTTTTCTCCAAGTCTAGCCAACTAGAATGATTCTAGAAATGGGTGTCCACCACCTGCAGGACCACAAGCTTCTCTAGAATCTTCTGGGCTTCCAGAAATGCATACTATTGGCCCTGTGTGGATCAGGCTATTTCAGAAAGTCTCCCTGTTCCTCAAGACTCAGCCTTCATTTGGAGCGGAGACAAGTCCGCATTAATGCCCACCCACTTGGGCAGGAAGGCAGCCTTAGGTTTAAAGATCTTCAGGAAGCTGGAATCAGGCAGGGTGAAGGTGGTCAGGTAGACGGTGTCTCCACCAGCCAGGTAGGCGGCCCAGAAGCCAAAGGTGCCAATGGTCATGATGGTGTGGTTGCATTGTGTGAGCAGCGCAAAGTCTTTGTGGGGCGCACCCTCCTGCCCATCTCCGGCAAAGATCACATTCCCCCGGGAGGTGTCAATGTTTTCCCGGCACCACTCCATGCCGTTGCTAGTGACCACAAAGATGGGGGCTTTGTGTCAGGCCTGGAACCAGTCCATAGCCTGTTGGAGGTAAGCGTGGTCCCCCACCACACCCTTCCAGTGGAGGGGCATCACTTGTAGGTAGTCCCCGCGGCGCACGTGGGCACCCACGAAGGTGCTCGGGCGGTCCCCGGTGCGGGGGAAGCGGAGCCCACTCAGCGAACGCTGCGCCTCCTGCCGCAGATGCTCGTGTAGGGTGAACTCGCTGCGGATCTGCTCCCGGAGGTGATGGAAGAAGGTCCAGGAGCAAGGGAAGCCCGTGAGCTTCAACCAGGGCTCCTTCAAGTGGGCGTACTCCTCCGACATCCAGTCATGAAGCTCCAGCTCCTGCCAGGGAGTGTGTCTGTCCACCTCGGGCGCCAGCACAGGCAGTGTGATGCGGAACACGGGGGCCAGGACGGCGTGCATGGAGGGCTGGATGAAGGCCTGGCGGCCATTGAGCTGAGCCAGGGCCAGCAGCGTGGCGTACTGCCCCATCTGGTTCCCAAACCGGCCTTTGGGGTCGATAGTCCAAGTTCCTGAGATGGAGGCAGGATGCTTGGGACAGGAAAAGGTGGCGTTGGTGTTCACTGGTGTGCCTGACAGGCAAAGGATGGCCACGGGAGAGGTCACCCGGCTACGGTCTGGACACAGCAGGAACAGGTCTAAGCCACTGTGCAAGAGGTTTTGGTGGATGAGGAGGAAGACGACGCAAGCAAAAACACAGGCTAGCAGGAAGATCAGACAGAGGTGACGATGGCTGGGAGCCCACATGgctgcaggtcaagaagagcAGATGAGGAGATATTAGAGCTTGAGAATGACTATCAGGGAAGAGAGGGCTGAGGGAACCAGGAAACAATGAGTTTGGGCTCCTGGGCTTGAGGGTAAAAGGAATCCGGGCTCCTGGATCTGAGTGAGGAGGAGCTAAGGGCTTGGAATTTCCAGGAATGGAAGATGGTGAACATTAGTGGTTTCCGAAATGAGAGTGATCCAGGAACCACCAGCTTGTCCCCATGTCAGGGAATCTCAGTGTCTCGGGTGCCCTGACGACTCCTTTCTGGGTGCACCTGTGTGTGAGGGGCAGAGGCCACCACAGAGGTGACAGGAGGCGACCATCAAGTAGAACGTGAGAGGCCAGAGGCCCAGGCCTGGAGGGGTGGACCTTGATTCCTGGAGGAGCAGGAGTCGGGGGGTCGGGGGTGGAGGAGACTCCCAGGCACCATAGGGGGTTAGAGGTTGGGGGTGCACCTCTTGGGTCTGAGGGACTCCTGGGTCCGAGGCGTCTGCGTTTCTCACTCACCTGAGCTCCTGGCGAGTGGCGGCCCACAGCCGGCTTGGGCTTGAATGGAGCGCTCCGGCTGCAAGTGCAGACCACATCCCGCTGGGGGCCCCCCTCCGCCCCCCTCCTCGGAAACCTGGACTCCAGGTTCCCAGACCCGACGGGCCTCCCTCTCCGCGCCTCCTCCCGCGACTGGCTGCGAAGGTTCCGGGAGGAGAGAGGTAGGAGAGTGGGCGCGGCTCCGAGAATCACAGCCTTGCCCTTCCCCGGCCCGGCTGGAAGCTGAGAGAGGCAGCGCCCCGCCCCATCCCTGGCGCCGAGCCCCGGCTCCGCACGTCCGGAACCGCAGCCCCCGCCTCCTGCCCTCCCGGGACCCGGAGAACCTGCGCCTCAGCccgctcccctcccacccccacccgcacctCCAGCTCCAGGCAGCCTACCTGGCCTCCCTAGCAGCCGCATCTTTTCGTGGACACAGATCTAGCTTGCAACTGCCATGCTTGATCCGGATGCTCCGGTCCGTCGACTTCACCCTCTTCCACTCCGGTGTCTGTGGATGCTCCGAGTCCGGCCACGCCCGGGCGTCTGGAGCTGGCCCGGGCATCCTGGTGCCGGCGGCGAGGGCGATCCTCGGCCCCCTGCCGCGTGCTCCCCCCGGGAGttggggtgggtgtgtgggtgcaGAACCTGGTCGCCAGGCTGTTCCACGCGCGGATGCAAAGCCTCCTCCAGCTCTCAGGATCCCGGAGTGAGAGCCTCCGGCCCGAACGTGTCCCCATGCCCCCCAGGGGCCGCTgatcccgcccccgcccccctgcACTCGCAAATTCCAGAGTCCCAGGCTGTCCTTTAGAGGGAATCAGTATCCGGCGCCTGACTTTCTACTTTCTAGAAGGGCATGTCCCGCCTCTCCCGAGGTCAGGAGtggagaaagcagaagtagaatagagtttctcctccctgcctgcctcagaGGTGGCAGCAGGCCTCTTCAAGAAACAAACGCCGGGCTAGTTCTGCAGACCTGAAGCCATTTCCCCTGTCGACGGTTGCTCCCCACCTGTGCCCATCCCACCCGTGGCCCGAGTAGTCTGACTATTGCCATTCAAGAAATCaaagacccagggattggacttgACTCTCCAGAGATGTGATCATAATTTCTCCAGATCCAggactccccagcccccagcccactcCTCAGACTGAGAAATCTGGCCCCTCCAGTCACCCTCAGTCAGATCTGGTGTTCAGACTCTAGCACccttgttgctgttgctcagctGCTGAGgcgtgtgcgaccccatggactgtagcccgccaggctcctctgtccatgggacctaccaggcaagaatactggagtgggttgccatttcctcctccagggaatctgccagacctagggatcaaacccttgtctcctgcatctcctgcactggcaggccgattctttaccacagtgtcACCTGGGAGGTGGTCTTTACCACGGACCTTGCCCCCTTCGGTTCCAGGAAATTGCTCACCCCCTCATTCCCCTTGGGATCTTGGGTCTAACTTCTCCCTGAATAGCCTGGGTCATTTGCCAACTCTGAGTCAAAGACTCTCACCATCCCCCCACTTCCCCAGGCTATTTTGAGGGCACCTGTCTGATCCTGGGTAGCGTCTGTGGTGAAAGAAACATCAGGATTGCATCAggacccaggaggaggaggaggccaggaTGTTTCGGGGCATGAATGCCTGGGCTGCAGTTACTCAGGAGCTTGTCTTGTAACTTCCAGATCATGACACCTGTTTCCTTGAGGAGGACGCTTTGATCCTGTGGAGCTAGCTGCTTTCCTGATGATCAGCAAGCTTCAAAAAACCCAGAACTTCAGGTGAGATGTGGAAATTCCAGTTGTGGGGCACGATCTGCCTCAGTTAGCCAGAAAGGCGGGTCCCCGTTCCCTTCCTGCTCAGGCTGCAGAGTCAAGGTCCCCAGCCCCTTCCTTCCTCAGACCCAGGATTCTGAAACCCCAGCTCCCTCCTTCCTCAGGCCAAACAGTCTGGGCCCTCTAGCTGCTTTCACCCAGGTCCCAGTTCATCAGATTTCTATCCCCCTGGTGCCTCACATGGTGGAGGCCAGGCCCCCAGCTGGAAGGACCCCCGATTGCATCATCTGTCCAGGTTGACCTGGACACCGTGGAATCCTAGCATCTGCCAAGTGGGTCAAATATCACGGGTCAGGCGTCGGGAAGGTGATGGGGCGGGTCCGTCTGGATATAAATTCCGGAGTGTCTGCATCCATCCCAAGAGATCTGGGTGTCCGGTCAGCTGTGAGTCCATGTGCAAGGGGACCCAGGCTACTGAAGCAGCCATCTGAGAACCTGCTCTCCTGGGCAACCGGACTCCGAAACAGGATCTAGACCATTCGGCTCTTCAAACCCCAGACCCCAGGCCCCACCTGAGGACGTGAACCACTGATGGGCTGGGACGAGGCCAAGTTCAAGCACTTGGGCCCGTGGGTCCCTGTGCTGGCTGTCCTCCTGCTAGGAACCTGCCGGGCGCATCCCATTCCAGACTCCAGCCCCCTCCTCCAGTTTGGGGGCCAAGTCCGCCAGCGGTACCTCTACACGGATGATGCCCAGGAGACAGAGGCCCACCTGGAGATCAGGGCCGATGGCACAGTGGTGGGGGCGGCCCGCCAGAGTCCCGAAAGTGAGTATGTGTGTGGGGAGGTAGGGCTTGATCCTGAAGCAGTAGGGAATTGGGGCCCGGACTCCTgagtctgggggaggagggggaaaggcCTTCTGAGCCCCTGACCACTTTCTTCCCTCAGGTCTCTTGGAGCTGAAAGCCCTGAAGCCAGGAGTCATTCAGATCTTGGGAGTTAAAACATCCAGGTTCCTGTGCCAGGGGCCAGATGGGAAGCTGTACGGATCGGTGAGTTTCCAGGATCCCCGTCCTTGCCCGCCACCCATCCTCACAATCTGAGGGACCAGGTTGCACCTTTGATGTTGGTCAGGCTTGGTTGGATGTTCTCTGCATGCCCCAAACCTGGCCacaatccccagaggagggccctGTGGTCATCAGCGTTcacaagaagaaactgaggctctggcaGGGCGACCACCGGCCCCAAGTCACAAGGCTGGTGAATGACAATGACCCGGGAGGCTGAGTCTTGTGACTCCTAACCTGAGCTGACCACACAGGTTCCCACAGGCCTGGCTCATGCTGGGCGAAGGGTCGCTCCGGGAATCGATGGCCTGTAAAGTGAATATGACCTTGGGTGCTAGCCAGATGCCCCTGCCAGGACTTAGAGAGCCTCctctgatccctgggctggaataTTCTTCTCTgtgaggtggggggcggggaagtGCGTGGGTCTCGCAGCGCCACCTAGGGGTTAAGGAGGGCCCTGCCTCCGTGGTTTTGAGTCTgggaggaaggggctggggaGACCTAGACGATAAAGCTGAGAAAGGAGGGGGTTCCCCCAGCTCCCCAGCAGTCCTGGGACTGGGGGCCCTGGACTCCTGAGTCTGGGAGAGGTTGGGGCTGGGGGTCCTACAGAAGCAAGGGGGTATCAGAACCCCCACACTTCTGACCTGACTCTCATCCCCGCAGCTGCACTTTGACCCCAAAGCCTGCAGCTTCCGGGAGCTGCTTCTTGAAGATGGGTACAATGTCTACCAGTCGGAGACCCTGGGCCTTCCACTCCGCCTGCCCCCGCAGCGCTCATCCAACCGGGACCCGGCCCCGCGGGGACCTGCTCGCTTCCTGCCGCTGCCAGGCCTGCCCCCGGCGCCCTCGGATCCTCCAGGGCTCTTGGCCCCCGAGCCTCCCGACGTGGGCTCCTCGGATCCCCTGAGTATGGTGGGACCCTCGTATGGTCGAAGCCCCAGCTACACTTCTTGAAGATGTCCGCTGTGTAGTACTGGGTCTCCTctttatttattgcattttttatcttatttatttttttttatttttcttacttgagATAATAAAGAGTCTGAGAGGAGGATCAGAGTGAGTTGTGTGTTTGAGGGAGAAAATGGGAGTCTGCTTCCGCGTCTCTCCTTGTCCCTCCATTGCCAGCCACGTTATGAGAAGGTCCCAGCCTTTCTGCACCCCTTCCCCGGCTGACCCTCAGTGTTTGGCTCTACTAAGGCGTCCCCAGAGACTCTGGACTATCCTTGCCCTTTGACAGGACAGTATTTGTTATTCTTCCCTCACCCCTCTCCCTGACCCCAACCACGTGTTTGTGTTGTGGAACTATTTCTCTGCGGTAACTCAATAGTggggacaatttttaaaatggcacAAGCGGACCCACATCCTTATGGGAGATGTAGTTTTGGGGGGTTCATTTAGCGCTAGGAATGGTCCTCAGGGCTGGGGCAAGGACAACTTGCATTCTGGAGATACAATCGTTGCTAGGAAGGCCTTTTTGGGTCCTGAGGATTCAGAGGGCTGGACATCTGGACACCTGGATCCCAGGAGAGCAGGGGAATCTGGCCATCGTGGTCTGAGAGAGGAGGGACTGGAGATTGAGAGTCCTGGATCTCAGAAAAAGGACTTGAGAATCTAAATGCTTCCATCCAGGTGTTTATGGACCTTGGAGAAGAATGACTGACCCAGAATCCAATCTCAGTGAGTAAGTTGCCCATCCCCACTTCCTTTCCACCATCTGGATTTCCATATTGCTCTTCAAGCTATTTTCCAGTTGGGAAAGACGTGAAGACAAAAGTTTAGACTACACTTCCTAGGACCATCCCTAGTGCTAAATGAACCCTCCAAAAACTACATCTCCCATGAGGGTGTGGGTCCGCttgtgccattttttaaaatgtcccgTTATTGAGTTACCGCAGAGAAATAGTTCCACAACACAAACACGTGGTTGGGGTCAGGGAGAGGGCTGAGGGAAGAATAACAAATAACTGTCCTGTCAAAGGGCAAGGATAGTCCAGAGTCTCTGGGGGTGCCTTAGTGGAGCCAAACACTGAAGGTCAGCCGGGGAAGGGGTGAAGA
The genomic region above belongs to Budorcas taxicolor isolate Tak-1 chromosome 18, Takin1.1, whole genome shotgun sequence and contains:
- the IZUMO1 gene encoding izumo sperm-egg fusion protein 1; its protein translation is MGPWGLPLLVATLAGCLFPARGCVICDPKVREALNSLEVDYLPGHLEANHQKKVMEKIKQAVEDFKDLPIDEDSYMGVVDEATLEKASWSLLKDMKRITDSDAKGELFVKEMLWMLHLAKNTFASYAAQFQKEAFCPNKCGLMLQPLIWCSTCQKQVHACRKSKNCGEREVKVHQMEDMILDCELNWHKISQGLTDYSFYRVWKNNSETLVSRGKQPILTKTMVRPKDAGTYRCELGSIQSSPATIIYFHVTVLPKRIQEEIPSPNTETQDETALGEVALDLPHTTVEPQTPKPEQLLRRRLFGVLIWGLVVLTVCVLIA
- the FUT1 gene encoding LOW QUALITY PROTEIN: galactoside alpha-(1,2)-fucosyltransferase 1 (The sequence of the model RefSeq protein was modified relative to this genomic sequence to represent the inferred CDS: inserted 2 bases in 1 codon; substituted 1 base at 1 genomic stop codon), which produces MPGPAPDARAWPDSEHPQTPEWKRVKSTDRSIRIKHGSCKLDLXVHEKMRLLGRPAMWAPSHRHLCLIFLLACVFACVVFLLIHQNLLHSGLDLFLLCPDRSRVTSPVAILCLSGTPVNTNATFSCPKHPASISGTWTIDPKGRFGNQMGQYATLLALAQLNGRQAFIQPSMHAVLAPVFRITLPVLAPEVDRHTPWQELELHDWMSEEYAHLKEPWLKLTGFPCSWTFFHHLREQIRSEFTLHEHLRQEAQRSLSGLRFPRTGDRPSTFVGAHVRRGDYLQVMPLHWKGVVGDHAYLQQAMDWFQAXHKAPIFVVTSNGMEWCRENIDTSRGNVIFAGDGQEGAPHKDFALLTQCNHTIMTIGTFGFWAAYLAGGDTVYLTTFTLPDSSFLKIFKPKAAFLPKWVGINADLSPLQMKAES
- the FGF21 gene encoding fibroblast growth factor 21, producing the protein MGWDEAKFKHLGPWVPVLAVLLLGTCRAHPIPDSSPLLQFGGQVRQRYLYTDDAQETEAHLEIRADGTVVGAARQSPESLLELKALKPGVIQILGVKTSRFLCQGPDGKLYGSLHFDPKACSFRELLLEDGYNVYQSETLGLPLRLPPQRSSNRDPAPRGPARFLPLPGLPPAPSDPPGLLAPEPPDVGSSDPLSMVGPSYGRSPSYTS